A single window of Synechococcus sp. C9 DNA harbors:
- a CDS encoding endonuclease domain-containing protein: MADTYPIHLWPRRLQQALDALPPGAPPRPVPVLAPRRRPRWPWGVSLAVVVAVGIIVGGVAGLILAGLGLGLIGVGYAWEAQQYRQQYQHYQHQQEIYQRQKQVYEQWLKEHESEVQQLRQPKIQQALQKMVAYPEPAKYPKPGVSEAYFHSFLNQFFPGMIHSNLALGDPIKTQKYPYEPDFVYIDEKLNLYLDIEIDEPYFYDQKTKQVKPHHINDQKRDEFFLAAGWVVVRFSEYQVVTQPQSCCKYIAEVIAQVQQTPLDTRWALIPDLEPEPGWDENKARQLIRQRARYHYLKQYLPKDIFQAQKDYILQL; the protein is encoded by the coding sequence GTGGCCGATACCTATCCCATCCATCTTTGGCCGCGCCGTCTCCAACAGGCTTTGGATGCCCTACCCCCCGGTGCGCCTCCCCGGCCGGTGCCGGTGCTTGCCCCACGCCGCCGCCCCCGTTGGCCTTGGGGGGTGAGTTTAGCGGTGGTGGTAGCCGTTGGCATCATCGTTGGTGGGGTGGCGGGGCTGATACTGGCCGGATTGGGGTTGGGGTTGATCGGGGTGGGTTATGCCTGGGAAGCCCAGCAGTATCGTCAACAATACCAGCATTATCAACACCAGCAGGAAATTTATCAACGGCAAAAGCAGGTTTATGAACAATGGTTAAAGGAACATGAATCCGAAGTTCAGCAACTCCGCCAGCCGAAAATCCAACAGGCGTTACAAAAAATGGTGGCCTATCCCGAACCGGCCAAATACCCCAAACCTGGCGTGAGTGAAGCGTATTTTCATTCATTCTTAAATCAATTTTTTCCCGGTATGATTCATAGTAATCTTGCCCTGGGTGACCCGATAAAGACTCAAAAATACCCCTATGAACCGGATTTTGTTTACATAGATGAGAAGCTAAATTTATACCTAGATATTGAGATTGATGAGCCTTATTTTTATGATCAAAAAACCAAGCAGGTCAAACCCCACCATATTAATGACCAAAAACGGGATGAATTTTTTCTCGCCGCCGGTTGGGTGGTGGTGCGATTTAGCGAATATCAAGTGGTGACCCAACCCCAATCCTGTTGCAAATACATCGCTGAAGTGATTGCCCAGGTGCAACAAACCCCCTTAGATACCCGCTGGGCATTGATTCCTGATTTGGAACCTGAACCTGGTTGGGATGAGAACAAAGCCCGGCAATTGATTCGCCAGCGCGCCCGTTATCATTACTTGAAACAATACTTACCCAAGGATATTTTTCAGGCTCAGAAGGATTACATCCTGCAATTATAA